CAGCGTCAGGACGAGTTGTTCGGGCACTTCCAGACGCTGGCATCCGGTGCCAAGGAACTGAAACTCAACCGCCGTCGTGCCGACGCCTTTCTCGCCCGCGTGCTCGGCTCCGCTATCGAAGCGGTGCGCGAGAATCGCTCGCGCGGCCTGACGCTCTTCATCTTCTCGGTCAGTTGGGTGCGCTTCCTGTTCTTCGCGCTCATCGGGCTGGTGCTGTTTGTGCTCGTCGGTGCTACGTCGAGCAATGCGCATGTGGCGACGGGCTACGCCATCGTCTTCCTGTACATGGTCACGCCGCTTGAAGCCATGCTCAACAACATTCCGTTGCTGACGATGGCGCGTGTCGCGAGCGAGCGCATCCAGAAGGTGACGGAGTCGATGCGCACCGAGGATGTCACGTCGTCGGAGACGTCGACGACTGGCGCGCCGCTGGTGCGTCTGCATGGCATCACGCACAGCTATTACCACGAGCAGCAGGACGAAATCTTCCGCATGGGGCCGATCGATCTGACGTTCCGTCCGGGCGAGATCACCTTCCTGATCGGGGGGAACGGTAGCGGTAAAACGTCGCTCGCGAAGCTGCTCACCGGGCTTTATGTGCCGGAGAGCGGCGAAATCGTTTGGAACGGCCAGTCGGTCGACGTCAAAAATCGCGACCGCTACCGTCAGTTGTTCTCGGCGATCTTCTTCGACTTCCACCTGTTCGAAACGCTACTGGGCGCGGACGACGCGCAAACCGATCCCGCGCGGATCGACGCGTTCGCCGCGCGTTGGTTGGCACGCCTGCACCTTCAACACAAAGTCAGCGTGACGAATGGTGCATTCTCGACGCGCGATCTCTCGCAAGGGCAGCGCAAGCGTCTCGCCCTCGTGGCGGCGTGCGTGGAGGATCGACCGTTCCTCGTGTTCGACGAATGGGCGGCCGATCAGGACCCGGTATTCAAGGAAGTGTTTTACCGGGAGATCCTGCCCGAGCTGAAGGCGCAGGGAAAAACCGTGCTGGTGATCTCGCACGACGACCGCTACTTCTCGCTGGCCGACCGGCTGGTGAAGATGGAAAACGGTCAGTTGATCTCGGACGGCGAGCCGACATCTGTCGCATCGACGTCTGCAAATCCGGCGACGACGACGGCAAATGTAGAAAAACCGCAATCGTCCGCGTAAACCCCTTAAATTGCGGTCACGAGGATCGTCAATGAAATTGCGGCGCGTGTGGCGCCGCGGTTTCGTTGAGGATCCAACCATGCTCGATACGATGCTCGATGTGCGCGCCCTGCGCACCAATGGCGACCTCCCGATGGTGGTCGAACCGCGCGATGCCGGTGTGCCGATCGAGGCCGCTGCCAGTGCCCTTCATGCGCTGGTGGACGAATATCTCCCGACTCATGGCGGCGTTCTGTTCCGTGGTTTCAAGGTCGATGGCGATGCGGCGTTCCGCGAGTTCGCCGCGTCATTCGGTCATTCGCTGCTGACCTATGAGTTCGGCTCGACGCCGCGCAGCAAAGTCGCGCAAGGCGTCTATACATCCACCGAATATCCGCCGCACCAGCACATTCCTTTGCATAACGAACAGTCGTACACGCGGGACTGGCCGATGAAGATCTGGTTCTACAGCGTGCTCACGGCGCAGGAAGGCGGCGAGACGCCGATTGCCGACAGCCGCCGTATCTACGCCCGTCTGCCGCAAGACCTGCGCGAGCGCTTCGCGAGCAAGGGGCTGATGTACGTGCGCAACTTCGGTAACGGTTTCGACGTGCCCTGGATGCAGGTCTTCAACACTGAAGACCGTGCCGAAGTCGAAGCGTATTGCCGCGCGCACCGCATTGCCTGCGAGTGGAAAGACGACGGCGAGCTGCGCACGCGCCAGCTGTGTCAGGCCGTTGCGCAACATCCCGTGACGGGCGACTGGGTCTGGTTCAATCAGGCGCACCTGTTCCACATCTCCAACCTCGAACCCGACGTGCGCGAGACGTTGCTCGACGTCGTCGGCGAGGAGGACCTGCCGCGCAACGTGTACTACGGCGACGGCAGTCCCATCGAGGAAGACGCGCTAGCCGCCATTCGTCACGTTCTGGAAGCGGAGAAGATCAGTTTCCCGTGGCAGAACGGCGACGTGCTGATGCTCGACAACATGCTCGCGGCACACGCGCGCTCGCCGTTCAAGGGGCCGCGCAAGGTCGTCGTGGCGATGGCGCAGGCGCACGGGGCCGACCGCTGACGGTCTTCCCGGTCTTCGAAACATCTTCTCTTCGTCATTTACCGCGCGTCGCGGCCCGTCGGCTGCCACGCGCCAGTCTTTGATTTCGCTCCTGCTTCGTGAGTCGCTACCGTCATGAACGACGCTCTCCGCTTGCCCGTCCCCTTCGGCCCTGTCTCGTCGACGGCGCCCTCTCAGGGAGCGCCCGGCGCTCCTATCGAACACATTGTCGATCTTCTGCGCGCGCGTGCCCGGCTTGAGCCGGATCGCGAGGCGCTATGCGCCGTGTCCAGCGACGAGGGCGACGCTCGGGCGCTGACCTGTGCCGCGCTCGATACGCGCGCCCGCGCGGTGGCTGCCGCGCTGCAACGTCTCGCCAAGGGGAAAGAGGGGGCCTACGGCGAGCGCGGATTGCTGCTTATGCCGACGGGATTGGATTACGTCGCGGGCTTCTTCGGCTGCCTATACGCGGGGGCCATTGCCGTGCCGGCGTTTCCGCCGGAGTCGGCGCGTCCGCAGCATCTGGCGCGCGTGCGCTCGATCCTGCACGACGCGCGTGCACGCTTCGTGTTGACCGACCGTCAGCATCGCGACGCCATGCTCGCGTTTGGTGACGCCGTGCCCGAGCTGCGCGGTGTCGAGATCGTGGTGATCGATGAGATTGACGACGCGCTCGCGACCGAGTGGCAGGAGACGACCGTCGCCCCGGGCGATCTGGCGTTCCTGCAATACACGTCGGGCTCGACGTCCACGCCCAAGGGCGTGATGGTCAGCCATGCGAATCTGATGGCTAACGAAGCCGCCATCGTTGCCGGGCTGGGCATGACGCGCGACGACACCATGGTGAGCTGGTTGCCGCTGTATCACGACATGGGGCTGATCGGCGGCTTGCTTTCGCCGATTTATCGTGGGGCGCGTCTGGTGCTCATGTCGCCGCAGTTCTTTCTGGAGCGGCCGGTGCGCTGGCTGCGCGCCATCGACAAATTCGGCGGCACCGTCAGCGGCGGCCCTGATTTCGCGTATCGCTTGTGCGCGCAGCGCATCGACGCGGCCACCATCGGTTCGCTGAACCTGCGTGGGTGGCGGCTGGCATTCTCCGGCTCGGAACCGGTGCGACACGACACGCTGGTCGATTTCTGTGAAGCGTTCGCGCCTGCGGGCTTCGATCCGAAGGCGGTTTATCCCTGCTATGGACTGGCCGAGGCGACACTTTTCGTCACCGGCGGACAGCGTGGCGACGGCATGACGGCGACCGACTTCGACCGCAGCGCACTCGCGCAGCAACGGGCGGAAGCCTCGGGCGATCATAGTGACGACAGTGCAATGCTGGTCGGATGCGGCACAACGCCGCTCGATCACGAAGTGCGTCTGATGACGTGGAACGATTCGCCTGACGTCACGCCGTCGGCGGTTGCGGCGGGCGGCGTGGGCGAGATCTGGGTGAGCGGGCCGAGCGTAGCGCAGGGCTATTGGCGTAACGAGGAGGCGAGTGCGCGGACGTTCGTGCAGGCGGACGGCAAGCGCTGGCTGCGCACGGGCGACCTCGGCTTTGTGCACGACGATCAGGTGTACATCACGGGCCGCTGCAAGGATGTCATCATCGTGCGCGGCCATAACCTGTATCCGCAGGATCTGGAAAAGGCGGTCGAGGCGGATGTCGAACTCGTGCGCAAGGGCCGCGTGACGGCGTTTGCCGTCGACATCGATGGCGAACCTGGCATCGGCATCGCAGCGGAAGTTGGTCGCAGCGTGCAGAAGATGGTGCCGCCGCAGACGCTCGCCGAAGTGATCGCCGTAGCGGTCTCCGACGTTTGCCAGCAAGCCGCGTCGGTGGTCGTGCTGCTCAATCCGGGCGCGTTGCCCAAAACGTCGAGTGGCAAGTTGCAGCGCAGTGCCTGTGCGAAGGGCTGGCGAGACGGCTCGCTCGATGCGTGGGCGACCTGGCAGAACGGTGCGATTCTCGGGGACGACGATGCCAGAGCGTCGTCGAGCGACAAGCCTGATGCGCCGAAGCAGGACGCCACGTTTGAGGCCGTCGCGCAAATCTGGCGTGAGGTGCTGGGGCGCGAGCAGGTCCGTGCCGACGATCATTTCTTCCTGTGCGGCGGCAGTTCGTTGCTCGCCATGCAGGTGCTGGCGCGCGTGCGTGAGCGTCTCGGCGTGAACGCGACGCCAGCATCGCTGTACGAACACGCGCGGCTAGGCGAGTGGGTGCGCGAACTGGCGAAATTCACGCCTTCCTCGAGCGCACAAGCCATTGACGCCGTGCCCGAGATCCTGCCCGCGACACCGCTCGCGCAAACGCCGGACGCCCGCGTTTTCCGTCAATCGTTTGCGCAGTCCCGGCTGTGGTTCGTCCATCGTCTCGATCCGGCGAACAGCGCGGCGTATCACGTCGGTGGGCAGCTGCTCGTGAAGGGACGCTTCGACGCGAACGCGTTCTCTCGCGCGCTCGAAGTGATCACTGCAAGACACGACGCCTTGCGCACGACGTTCGACGAGCGCGATGGCGTCGCCGTCCAGATCGTGCATGCGAAGGCCGACGTGCCGCTCGTGAGCCACGATGTGTCGGGGGACGCGAACCCTGACGCCGCAGCGACTCGTCTGACCGATGCGTTACTCGCACAGCCGTTTGC
This window of the Pandoraea sputorum genome carries:
- the panG gene encoding pandorabactin export ABC transporter PanG, with the translated sequence MFLFLFLLRASRWLLAAAVVASLACGVANVMLIASINRALGAPIAELGALAWRFAALAVLSMLAQMCAGALFTRLGQRTLAELRRHVSRIIVNAPLRVVESTGGARVQSVLADDANHVANFFIGLPTLVMNGAIVMGCFLYLAILSWPIFLMACVAIGLGALGYHISHTKVIRYLRTAGQRQDELFGHFQTLASGAKELKLNRRRADAFLARVLGSAIEAVRENRSRGLTLFIFSVSWVRFLFFALIGLVLFVLVGATSSNAHVATGYAIVFLYMVTPLEAMLNNIPLLTMARVASERIQKVTESMRTEDVTSSETSTTGAPLVRLHGITHSYYHEQQDEIFRMGPIDLTFRPGEITFLIGGNGSGKTSLAKLLTGLYVPESGEIVWNGQSVDVKNRDRYRQLFSAIFFDFHLFETLLGADDAQTDPARIDAFAARWLARLHLQHKVSVTNGAFSTRDLSQGQRKRLALVAACVEDRPFLVFDEWAADQDPVFKEVFYREILPELKAQGKTVLVISHDDRYFSLADRLVKMENGQLISDGEPTSVASTSANPATTTANVEKPQSSA
- the panH gene encoding pandorabactin biosynthesis dioxygenase PanH is translated as MLDTMLDVRALRTNGDLPMVVEPRDAGVPIEAAASALHALVDEYLPTHGGVLFRGFKVDGDAAFREFAASFGHSLLTYEFGSTPRSKVAQGVYTSTEYPPHQHIPLHNEQSYTRDWPMKIWFYSVLTAQEGGETPIADSRRIYARLPQDLRERFASKGLMYVRNFGNGFDVPWMQVFNTEDRAEVEAYCRAHRIACEWKDDGELRTRQLCQAVAQHPVTGDWVWFNQAHLFHISNLEPDVRETLLDVVGEEDLPRNVYYGDGSPIEEDALAAIRHVLEAEKISFPWQNGDVLMLDNMLAAHARSPFKGPRKVVVAMAQAHGADR